The segment ATGTTAAAAGCATAGCAATAAAAATGAATATTTCAAAATGTAACGAACTACGATAGAACAATCAAACCCAGCTAATAATAACGTCCAAATTGATGCCATGACGACCAAGATTTGGGTCCAAGTAGTTCTTTTGTAGAGGCATAGCAAGTAGAATGAATATTTTAAAATGTAAAGGAATACAATGGACCACTCAAACCCAACTAGAATTGACATGTAAACTGAGCCCATGAAGGCCAAGCTATGGATCCATGCAATGACATTGTAGGAGCAAAGCAATATACATGAATATTTCAATATACAGTAATGCAATTATGCAACCGATAAAATGTTTTGTGGTTAATACATACCTGTTTTTCCAGTTCTAAAAGACTTCCATTGTCATCTTCATTTTCCTCGTCGTCTTGCTTTTCCTTGTATTTGGTCTTGAACTGCAATGCTTCAAGCTTGGCACGGGCCAATGCAATCTCCATTTCAATGGCCTTCAATTTGAAATCTCTCTCTGCAACCTTTCCTTGCATTTGCTTGTACAGCGGCTTCCCTTCCTCGGGTGGCTTACCCACATCCAATGCAATGGCCTTCAATTTGGAATCTCTCTCTGCAACCTTTCCGTGCGTTCGCTTGTACTGCAGCTCTCCTTCCTCGGGTGGCTTACCCACATCCAATGCTTCAAACTCGGCGGTGGCCAACGCAATCATTTCATTGGCCTTCAATTTTGAATCTCTCTCTCCAGCCTTTCCTTGCGTTCGCTTGACTGCTTCCTCGGGTGGCTTACCCTCCTCCCTCTCGCCCTCCCTCTCGCTAATGATCTCAACATCAGCGAGGACAACTGGAGTGAAAGAGGGGCGCCCACTATCAACGACTTCTCCTTCGCCCTCGGTCTCAATCCCGACACTATGAGTAGCACCGTCAAAGCGTTCATCCTCAATCCTATCACCACCTCTGTAAGTATCAATGACAGAGCCTTTGTCCTCAACGCCAGCACAGTCAGTACTATGGTGATTCCCGCTTGTATAAGCAAATTTGGCCTGCAGAGCAGCGATTCTCTTCTTATACGATTCAAGAGATTTTAAGTCTAAGTTAGAGGTATCGTAACACCTTTCCGGCATCATCCATTCCTGTTCCAACTGGTTATCAAGTTCGCTCTCTGATGAAACCCTAGTTTTCTGGAAATTTGTGGGTTTGTGCGGCCCTTGAACAGTCCTCTTCAGAGGGCTTGGAGGAGGCAACTCAAACTTGGGCTTGGCCGTGGCTTTGCTCTCACTCCAGCACCACCTGCTCTCCACAATGGAGGAAATGA is part of the Cryptomeria japonica chromosome 10, Sugi_1.0, whole genome shotgun sequence genome and harbors:
- the LOC131038494 gene encoding ubiquitin-like-specific protease 1A, translating into MGFTDRKGALTDRPRRASCERRNRIYPHGADHAEFAHRNKRSRQQQEETPFRFISSIVESRWCWSESKATAKPKFELPPPSPLKRTVQGPHKPTNFQKTRVSSESELDNQLEQEWMMPERCYDTSNLDLKSLESYKKRIAALQAKFAYTSGNHHSTDCAGVEDKGSVIDTYRGGDRIEDERFDGATHSVGIETEGEGEVVDSGRPSFTPVVLADVEIISEREGEREEGKPPEEAVKRTQGKAGERDSKLKANEMIALATAEFEALDVGKPPEEGELQYKRTHGKVAERDSKLKAIALDVGKPPEEGKPLYKQMQGKVAERDFKLKAIEMEIALARAKLEALQFKTKYKEKQDDEENEDDNGSLLELEKQVVSLRDALAPLDDEAEAEVARVLKGRRRQEVLVMHKSSNIEITKQTLECLTPGAWLNDEVINLYFELLKEREKRDPEKFLKCHFFNTFFYKKLYNKTKYDYKAVRRWTTHRKIGYSLTDCDKIFVPIHKEIHWCLAIIDMRAKKFQYLDSLKGTDARVLQVLAKYIADEAKDKTDQDLDVSNWDQEFVEDLPAQENGWDCGVFMIKYADFHSQDLPLSFSQENMPYFRTRTAKEILRLRAE